AAACAAAGGAAAACAACTAGCTAGATTGATCAGTCATCACTTTACTTCCAGTATGTTTTCTGTTCTTGTTTATTTGCAATTACATTTTTAAGATTACTCATCCGGGAAGTTCTTGAGACCCATATGACTAAGCCGAAAAGAAACTTTAGTTTTTAACGATTTGGTgtaccaaaaaaaactttttgatgattttttttttgggaaaattgccaatagagaacaaaaaaataagggtgttgtccctttgatataaatcattttttgtccaatttttctcttttttaccctttgtatttctgaaaactaatgaaataaatacttttgtgaataaaaaaaatactaaaaatataaaaaattaataaaacacctatatacacatgctggtattttttttttcaaaaagttgataaataagaatttgaaaatacgttctactaaagatagaatgtgccttctacagaaaatggtatagtaaaaagcgatttctaaaataaacacgttcatctactatttttagaacatacattctactatttactaattttctaaaaaagtagaatgcgcattctactaatcctaaatctatctacttttcgtccagaagcatcttctacttttattaagtattctaaatttcgcggaatgtgttttctaaaatgtactcttccgtctactaaaagtagaaagcgtgttctggatttttttcaatgttctaaacttttagaaggcgccttctacggataaaattacctgatttttgcaaaaattaatgaaaatttcagttaaagaaatattctaaaaatctcctaaaaatattctaacttcctaaaacgtgttattttcgattttgcttgtcaaaatattttaaaaaatgattctcccttgttttattcattaatctatggttttccatagtttttcttttgattttttcacaaactattgttctctatgatacatatctatacaacatgtggtattttgaaattaggtgcaattttttgtaaagtttatttatatttttataaagtttacaaattttatttttattaaaagttttattaaaaacatttttaaaatttatatttttattaaaaagtttgataaaattaaaatggttacaaaggttttaaactttttataaaaataaaactttgtaaaatgtttttttataagttagtttaaagtttttattaattttttttgcaaagttttatttttatttttataaattttaaattttttatttaattacaattttattaaaaagttttaaaatttttataaaaataaaactttgtaaaatgtttttaataagtttatttaacgtttttattaaaaattgtaaattatttttatttttacaaagtttatttttattaaataaaattttaaaagttttattttattttccctttttaaaacgtttttaattattttttcaaaaattattttagtttaatgtgtttaataaaaactttaaacaaactatataaaatttgtaaactttataaaaataaaataaaactttacaaaaaaaattaataaagagtttaaacaaactttataaaaatacattaattttttttattaaaaattttgataaaattaaaaagtttacaaacattttaaactttttataaaaaatacagctttgttaactgtttttattaggttgatttaacgttttttattttaaaaaaattgtgaattatttttttatttttattaagttttacaaagtttatttttattaaaaaaaaatattttattttccattttaaaacgttttaattattatttaaaaaaaattatttgcttaatgtgtttaattagattaatcaagggttagttttgggattatgaaaaaaattatactaaaaagacaactaaatgatggttttatactatagggacaaccatgctgaatttttgttccgttttggcaatttttccttttttttctttcaaagacTGATAAGTTTTCTCATAGCATAAAATAATTGTTAGTGCATATGTACACGCTTTTTATGCTGAATTCTCTAAATCCATTTATCgtacatataatatttaataaaaattaaacctCATGATAGTTGATATATATacattgtttaatatttttctttctttctcataTTTTGTGAAGTGAAAGAGAGATGGAAGCAACTTGGTCCctagtttttactttttttttcaacagatattgaaataaaatattaacataaaatatatgataatcatgagataaatttttttaaaatatatccacacattcttttgttaaaaaaaattaatgacatACTAGAGATAATCATGCGATCTTATACACTCAATTACCTCAAATTTCCTAAAGTAGagaaatatttatatgatttatgagataactatatatgtaaatatattcaaaaatatctgAGATCCTTCGACAGATAGAATATGTGGTATAGACTTCTTTTAGATGATGTAATAAGGAGATTATGGGTCGAATCTAAGATTACGATTAAAATTACAGTTTTTATCAAGATTAAAATTGCAGTTACGTACTCGAACTTTAATATCAACGTTCAGCCATTGTACCATAGTTGGTTGACCGATGGACGTAATTCGTAAAGACAATATAAGAGGTAGTACGTAATAActgattttgtcaaaaaaatacgTAATAATTGACGTTAAGAGTAAATGAAAACCTAGGTAGtaataacatataaacttaCCGTTGAATTAACcgtgtttatattattttgttcatCTTTTTAACTCGTATCAAActtatttaccaaaaaaaaaactaatcaagtaatttgttattttgttttgtcataAGTATTATGTAAGTAGCCTAACTTTGTGGCAACTTTTTGTTGGTGTATACAGAAATCTTTGTAGCGCTGACCAACACGTTTCTTCAATCTACATCTACATCTTATTATTAGTATTGTGTTTAGTTCAACCAATTAGTATTACTAAAGTTCCGATATTACTCTAGTGGGGTAAACTCAACAATACATTAGAAAAGTCACACGTCATCTCGTTAATGTAATCACAATACGGTCtaacttttttctttcaaaagtctaataatatttttctttaccTTCTTCACATTACAATTATCTGACACAAACTTAAAATACTAATTCTTAAGGTGTTGCCATAAAATTAGGCTCCagtctttctttttattaattatcattatttttaagatatgtCTTTCTAATTAAAAAGGTAATGTATCCAAAAATTTGAAGAACCTTATAGAGTTATTGatgcaataattaaaatatatattttagtcaaacaataattaaaatatacagTCAAATGAATGTTTTTTTGACTATGatgatagaataatttttaaaaggaaGCAAATTAAAAACGAGCTTTCACTGGTAAAAGTTAGTTAAGGTAGTTGAGCTTCAAAAGTCAAAATCAAAACCAACTTCCACAAGCTACCTTATTAGCCATTTTCTATCTCATGTATATATCATTCACACAAAGTAACCATAAAATCATAACCATTTCATTTCATTTCcacaaaacaaaaattctatttattttcttgacTAGAGGGAAAAAAGATTCAGTTTGCCTAAACCCCTAAAACACAGCAAAATGGATCCCAGATTTTGCCTAATCTCAGCTCTAATCTTCTTGCCTTTACTTTCAAACTCTCCAATATTGATTCTCGCTCAAATCAATACCCCATGTTCACCAACCATGCTCTCTAGCGTTACAGGGTGCATGAATTTTCTGACGGGAGGTGGTAGTTCTCCGACTACGGATTGTTGTGAGGCTCTTAAATCGTTAACAGGAACCGGTTTGGACTGTTTGTGTCTGATTGTAACCGCAAGTGTGCCAATCAATCTTCCTATTAACCGAACTCTAGCCATCTCTCTTCCTCGTGCATGTGGCATGCCTGGTGTCCCCGTTAAATGCAAAGGTTTATCTAATTTCATTTTTTCGATAACTAACACATTGAGCCGAATTTATTGATGTTTATTGATGTTCTATATCTATATATCAACATCGAtctatatttttcaatttttctaatttttaacgtaaattttgtgaaatttcgCAGCTTCTGCAGCACCTCTTCCTGCTCCAGGTAAATTGGTTCATATAGTTTTATAGAGTTTGTTTAAATCTCAATACAAATTAGTAAATTACTTTGTATATCATGTTTTAACCAAAGCCTATTGTGAATAACACACAGGCCCTGTGTCTCTCGGTCCAACCACTCCTCCTACAGAAACGCAAACTCCTAaaggtaaattaacaaaattaagcCTCCTAAACATTTTTCGAGTTTAATGACATCACGTAGACCGGGCTAAGGACCCGAACCGGTTCAAATACGTTTTAGTGATCTTCCACTACTAGCATAAGCTCATTATTCATTAGTATACGTTACTCTTGCAGGCTCACCTTCTCTCGGTCCTACTACATCTCCGACAAGTTCGAAAACACCTGACGGTAAAAACACACAGATTCTCTTAAACCCTTAAAAAGTGCTTTAGttctaatcattttttttgataatctgTTACTAATACATTTGAGTTTGTTGTCATTACGCAGACCAAAATATTCCCGTATCGGGCAAGGGAGAAGACGTCCCGACAGCCTCAACTCCTTCAGCCTCGTCGCCTTCTTCTTCGCACTCTCTCAAGCTTCCGCTTCTTCTACTTACTTTTTTcgcctttgagatcatcaacttTTTCTAGTTTTAAAGCTCAATTACCTGTCATAATATTGCTTTTTACTTTCATATTGATTTTACGTGTATTTGATGTTTGCTGTCTCCTTCCCACatcaacaaaaattaaatgaaattaaaGCTTAATAAAAACAGCAAAAGGTTCCAGACGATAGACAAACGAACAAATCCAAAATAGCTCTCTCTTCATTCACCAACATTATTTGCGGTAATAATATACTTTTATCCATTTACTTCCCACCATCATACCATTCATATTCCTCCTCGGCGACAAACTACCATTCTTTCTCTTCACCACCGCCGCCATTGTTATTCCAACCATCAGACCACGCTTCTTTCTCCTTTGTGACACCATTGTTGTCCCACCCATCTGACCACTCGCCTGTATTCTTACTCCCACCACCATTGTCGTTCCAACCATCAGACCAgtcttctttttcctttgtgcCACCATTGTTCCACCCATCAGACCATTCCCCTGTATGCTTAGTCCCATCAGACCATTCGCCTGTATGCTTGGTCCCACCACCATCGTTGTTCCAACCATCGGAGCATTCTTCTTTTTCCTTAgtcccaccaccaccatcacagCATTCTTCTCTTTCCTTTGCGACACCGTTGTTATTCCAACCATCAGAGCAATCGTCTTTTTCATTAGTTCCACCACCATTGTTGTTCCACCCATCAGACCATTCATTATTTTCCTTCGTCCCAGCACCATTGTCGTTCCATCCATCAGACCATTCATCTTTCCCCTTTGTGCCGTTGTTGTTGACCTCGCCGCTCATGTTCCACGCTTCTTCTACAGAGTATTGAGGAGCATTGCTGCTTTCTTCTTGATAGAATGGTTCCTCCTCAAACTCTTCCCTCTCTGGTAAACCGCATCCTTGGTAAGCATTGTTATCTACACAACGCCACAAAAGCTTGTTCCAATTCATATCCTGTTTCATACAACAGTTCTACATTAGTTTGGAATGCTGGGATTACGAGTCACTGCTTTACGTTAAGTAGTACCTTGCAAATGATATGTGGGTTTCCGATGATCACTAGCAGAGATATTGCACGGGTGATTGCGACGTTAAACCTCCTTGGATTGCTCAAGAAACCCAGACAATAGGCTCTATCAAACTCGTTGTGTTTGATTGTAGATCTTACGGTTGAGATGATGATGACTTGTTTCTCCTGCCCTTGGAATTGCTCCACGCTACCGACTTTGACTTCAGTCATATCTAACCTATCGAGAACCTCCTTGATCTTCGTTACTTGCTGCCTATAAGGAGTTATAACTCCGATGTCCTCTTCTTGCACACAGTCATTCGCTGTCAGTCTCTTGATTGTCTCTATAACTTTACTGATCTCTATACGGTTGAACCATGACGGATTGTTACCTTCCCTCTCATCGCATCCTTGGATCCCATAGAAAACCATTGGGAACTCTATGTTCGGAAGGAACTTTAACGAGGCAAGAACAGAGTCTGTGTCTTCTTTGGAAGCTACCAGTTCTCCATCATAGAACAGCTCTGATGGGAGGTCAAGAATCTCTGGGTGGCATCTGTAGTTCTTGACTAGCTTCGTCACATAGTTCTCATCCCCTTCGCAGTAATAATCGCACTCGAACAATCTTTCCAAGTATGATTTCCCCAAGCCGAGTGACTCTGCATCTCTCGAGTATATAACCGGACCCAACTGCCTTGGATCTCCAGCAAGCACAACCACAGTTTCTGACACGCAGAGATTTGAGATAGCAATCATGTTTTCTGGCTCTGACGCTTGACCAGcctcatctaagaaaatatgaGTGAAGTGACCACGCTTCACACCTTCTGCGTTGAGAAGGGATGCACTCATATATGTTGACACAACGAGTTTGTAACGATTCAGAGCTAGGAGAGGAGGGCACTTGAAAACACACTCATCAAAGAAGCAGAAGCGGATAATCTCGGGTTTGATTTCTTCATAGGTACGAGTAGCTGC
The Raphanus sativus cultivar WK10039 chromosome 1, ASM80110v3, whole genome shotgun sequence DNA segment above includes these coding regions:
- the LOC108808089 gene encoding non-specific lipid transfer protein GPI-anchored 21 — translated: MDPRFCLISALIFLPLLSNSPILILAQINTPCSPTMLSSVTGCMNFLTGGGSSPTTDCCEALKSLTGTGLDCLCLIVTASVPINLPINRTLAISLPRACGMPGVPVKCKASAAPLPAPGPVSLGPTTPPTETQTPKGSPSLGPTTSPTSSKTPDDQNIPVSGKGEDVPTASTPSASSPSSSHSLKLPLLLLTFFAFEIINFF
- the LOC108837441 gene encoding probable RNA helicase SDE3 is translated as MSVSGYKSDDEYSVIADKGEIGFIDYQNDGCYNPLDEGPVVISAPFPFRNDKPQSVTVGETSHDSFTIKNTTDEAVDLWTKIYASNPEDSFTLSILKPPSKDADVKEVQSFYETFTLEDRMLEPGDTLTVWVSCKPKDIGLHTTVISVDWGCDNVERVVFLLAEDKISSSLATNRPYSRNRRAPKKDFAVDNYVTGTRPSKAVAQRAYKNRLPRYEIPKETRENLERKEIPDYLNDGLTVQNYSKYYKMLLIMEELQLEEDMRAYDMENVSMRRKGLCLSLEVPGLAEKRPSIVHGDHIFVRHACDGATAPAYEGFVHRVEADEVHLKFASEFHLRHTSGSVYNVRFTYNRINTRRLYQAVDATEHLDPNFLFPSLRSGKRMIKTKPIVPISPALNAEQICSIEMILGCKGAPPYVIHGPPGTGKTMTLVEAIVQLYTTQKNARILVCAPSNSAADHILEKLLCLEGVRIKDNEIFRLNAATRTYEEIKPEIIRFCFFDECVFKCPPLLALNRYKLVVSTYMSASLLNAEGVKRGHFTHIFLDEAGQASEPENMIAISNLCVSETVVVLAGDPRQLGPVIYSRDAESLGLGKSYLERLFECDYYCEGDENYVTKLVKNYRCHPEILDLPSELFYDGELVASKEDTDSVLASLKFLPNIEFPMVFYGIQGCDEREGNNPSWFNRIEISKVIETIKRLTANDCVQEEDIGVITPYRQQVTKIKEVLDRLDMTEVKVGSVEQFQGQEKQVIIISTVRSTIKHNEFDRAYCLGFLSNPRRFNVAITRAISLLVIIGNPHIICKDMNWNKLLWRCVDNNAYQGCGLPEREEFEEEPFYQEESSNAPQYSVEEAWNMSGEVNNNGTKGKDEWSDGWNDNGAGTKENNEWSDGWNNNGGGTNEKDDCSDGWNNNGVAKEREECCDGGGGTKEKEECSDGWNNDGGGTKHTGEWSDGTKHTGEWSDGWNNGGTKEKEDWSDGWNDNGGGSKNTGEWSDGWDNNGVTKEKEAWSDGWNNNGGGGEEKEW